GATTGCGAATATGTAGATTTTTACACCTATGGTTTTCAATATGAGTATATCTTTGAAGCTGGCTTTACAGAACGAATGGAAAACGATAGTATAGTTATTCCAGATTATTTTAATCCGTTTGAACGTAGAAATGTAGAAATATGGGTTTCTGGTAATGTTGAAACGGGATTATTTACCAAAGCTGATGGCGATCAGGATAGACCAAATTAGACATTATTAGAAAGATTATGGGATATATGGGCATGTATTACAATATTTTACAATATTTAGAAGAAACTGAAGCAAAATATAGAGATAAGATAGCATATGCAGATGAATCTGAGGAATACTCATTTACAAGACTCCTAGATTGTGCAAAACGAATTGGAACTATGGTTGCATTTAAAGTGGGGCAGCATTCCCCAATTGTGATATATACCGAGAAAAAAGCAAGCTGTGTTGCAGCATTTTTGGGGGCTGTTTATGCAGGTTGCTTTTATGTGCCGATTGATAGTCAAATGCCGTTGGATAGGGTAAAGCTTATTTTTGAGACATTAAAACCGGCACTTATAATTTATGACGATACTACCTCTAAAGAAGTAGATGATATTGATTGTAGTATTGATAGGGTTCACATAAGCGAAGCGGTATTGACAAATATTGATCAGAAAAGGCTTGACAGCATTAGATGTGAATCAAAAAGCACTGATTTATTATATGTTTTATTCACAAGCGGCTCTACTGGCGTGCCAAAGGGGGTTACAATATCTCATTTGGCAGTTATAGATTTTATGGAATGGATTTGTGAAAGGTACAGACTTGATGAGGCTGTAAGGCTATGCAATCAGGCACCATTCTATTTTGACGCTTCGGTTCCGGATCTTTTTATCCCGCTGAAAACGGGTGCAACAACATTTATTCCATCAAAAATGAGGTATACTTTTCCTAAAAAGATACTTCAATATATAGTCGAAAATGAGATAAATACATTGGTATGGGTGCCTTCAGCGCTGTGTAATGTTGTTAATTGTAAGGCGTTTGAAATTATAAAGCCATCAACTATAAGGCTTGTTATTTTTTGCGGAGAAGTTATGCCATGTAAACATTTAAATGAATGGATAAAAAATGTTCCTTTGGCAAAGTATGTTAATATGTATGGCCCTACAGAAGCAACATATGCATGCATGTATTATGATATTGAAAGAGCATTTAGTGACGAGGAAGTACTCCCATTGGGGAAAGCGTGTGAAAATAGTGCTGTACTAGTAATAAATGACGAGGGGAATGTAGCTAAAGAGGGAGAAATAGGAGAACTGTGTATATTGGGACAGTGTCTGTCAAATGGTTATTATGGTGCGCCAGAAAGGACAAAAGAAGTATTCGTTCAAAATCCTACGAATGATAAATGGATGGAAATAATGTACAAGACAGGGGATTTGGCATACAGAACAGAGGATGTTTTTTATTT
The sequence above is a segment of the Butyrivibrio proteoclasticus B316 genome. Coding sequences within it:
- a CDS encoding amino acid adenylation domain-containing protein, translated to MGYMGMYYNILQYLEETEAKYRDKIAYADESEEYSFTRLLDCAKRIGTMVAFKVGQHSPIVIYTEKKASCVAAFLGAVYAGCFYVPIDSQMPLDRVKLIFETLKPALIIYDDTTSKEVDDIDCSIDRVHISEAVLTNIDQKRLDSIRCESKSTDLLYVLFTSGSTGVPKGVTISHLAVIDFMEWICERYRLDEAVRLCNQAPFYFDASVPDLFIPLKTGATTFIPSKMRYTFPKKILQYIVENEINTLVWVPSALCNVVNCKAFEIIKPSTIRLVIFCGEVMPCKHLNEWIKNVPLAKYVNMYGPTEATYACMYYDIERAFSDEEVLPLGKACENSAVLVINDEGNVAKEGEIGELCILGQCLSNGYYGAPERTKEVFVQNPTNDKWMEIMYKTGDLAYRTEDVFYFSGRRDYQIKRLGHRIELGEIENAVISIEGVDSACCLYNRDTSEIIVVYSGTNKTENIASYISKKLPGYMHPNKYQYLDKMPMNINGKIDRVKLNKLYAEG